The Buttiauxella selenatireducens genome has a window encoding:
- the gapA gene encoding glyceraldehyde-3-phosphate dehydrogenase, translating to MTIKVGINGFGRIGRIVFRAAQERSDIEIVAINDLLDAEYMAYMLKYDSTHGRFNGTVEVKDGHLVVNGKTIRVTAERDPANLKWNEVNVDVVAEATGLFLTDETARKHITAGAKKVVLTGPSKDSTPMFVKGANFEKYAGQDIVSNASCTTNCLAPLAKVINDNFGIVEGLMTTVHATTATQKTVDGPSHKDWRGGRGAAQNIIPSSTGAAKAVGVVLPELNGKITGMAFRVPTPNVSVVDLTVRLEKAASYEEIKKAIKAAAEGPMKGVLGYTEDDVVSTDFNGEVCTSVFDAKAGIALNDHFVKLVSWYDNETGYSNKVLDLIAHISK from the coding sequence ATGACTATCAAAGTAGGTATCAACGGTTTTGGCCGTATCGGCCGTATTGTTTTCCGTGCTGCTCAGGAACGTTCTGACATCGAGATCGTTGCAATCAACGACCTGTTAGACGCTGAATACATGGCTTACATGCTGAAGTACGACTCAACTCACGGTCGTTTTAACGGCACTGTAGAAGTCAAAGACGGCCATTTGGTTGTTAACGGCAAAACTATCCGTGTTACCGCAGAACGTGATCCAGCAAACCTGAAGTGGAACGAAGTCAACGTTGACGTAGTTGCTGAAGCAACTGGTCTGTTCCTGACTGACGAAACTGCTCGTAAGCACATCACTGCTGGCGCTAAAAAGGTTGTTCTGACTGGTCCTTCTAAAGACAGCACTCCTATGTTCGTTAAAGGTGCTAACTTCGAGAAATATGCTGGCCAGGATATCGTTTCTAACGCATCTTGCACCACTAACTGCCTGGCTCCACTGGCTAAAGTCATCAACGACAACTTCGGTATCGTTGAAGGCCTGATGACCACTGTTCACGCAACTACCGCTACTCAGAAAACTGTTGATGGCCCGTCTCACAAAGACTGGCGCGGCGGCCGCGGCGCAGCTCAGAACATCATCCCTTCTTCTACCGGTGCTGCTAAAGCTGTAGGCGTTGTACTGCCAGAGCTGAACGGTAAAATCACTGGTATGGCGTTCCGCGTTCCAACTCCAAACGTGTCTGTTGTTGACCTGACCGTTCGTCTGGAAAAAGCTGCGTCTTACGAAGAAATCAAGAAAGCAATCAAAGCGGCTGCTGAAGGCCCAATGAAAGGCGTTCTGGGTTATACCGAAGACGACGTTGTATCTACTGATTTCAACGGCGAAGTTTGCACTTCTGTGTTCGATGCTAAAGCTGGTATCGCACTGAACGACCACTTTGTGAAACTGGTTTCCTGGTACGACAACGAAACTGGCTACTCAAACAAAGTACTGGACCTGATTGCTCACATCTCTAAATAA
- a CDS encoding D-hexose-6-phosphate mutarotase translates to MINKIFALPVIEQITPSLSRRQIDELDVIVVDHPQVRGSVTLQGAHLLSWKPAGEEEVLWLSNNTPFQNGKAIRGGVPICWPWFGPAAQQDLPAHGFARNLPWTLSAHNEDESGVSLTFELQSSDATRKFWPHDFTLYARYKLGKTCEMELEAHGEFDVNSALHTYFNVGDIAAVKVSGLGNKYIDKVLNATEGQLTDGVQTFPDRTDRVYLEPEECSVIHDASLNRTIDVIHHHHINVVGWNPGPALSASMADMPDDGYKTFVCVETACASASQKATADKPARLAATLRVSKKA, encoded by the coding sequence ATGATTAATAAAATTTTTGCCCTTCCGGTTATTGAACAAATTACCCCTTCCCTGTCTCGCCGCCAGATTGACGAGCTGGACGTTATCGTGGTTGACCATCCGCAAGTTCGTGGTTCTGTGACTTTGCAAGGCGCGCACCTGCTGTCCTGGAAACCAGCCGGTGAAGAAGAAGTGCTTTGGCTAAGTAACAACACGCCGTTCCAGAACGGTAAAGCGATTCGTGGTGGTGTACCTATCTGTTGGCCATGGTTTGGTCCGGCAGCTCAGCAAGACCTGCCAGCGCATGGTTTCGCACGTAACCTGCCATGGACTCTGAGTGCGCATAATGAAGATGAAAGCGGCGTCTCTTTGACCTTCGAATTACAGAGCAGCGATGCGACTCGTAAATTCTGGCCACATGACTTTACCCTGTATGCACGTTACAAGCTGGGTAAGACCTGCGAGATGGAACTGGAGGCACATGGCGAATTCGACGTTAATTCAGCACTGCACACCTACTTCAACGTGGGCGATATCGCCGCAGTGAAAGTCAGCGGGCTGGGCAACAAGTATATCGATAAAGTGTTGAATGCGACTGAAGGCCAATTGACCGACGGCGTGCAGACCTTCCCGGATCGCACTGACCGCGTTTATCTGGAACCAGAAGAGTGCAGCGTTATCCATGATGCCAGCCTGAATCGCACTATCGACGTCATCCATCACCATCACATCAATGTGGTTGGCTGGAACCCAGGCCCGGCACTGTCAGCTTCTATGGCAGACATGCCAGACGATGGTTACAAGACTTTTGTTTGTGTCGAGACGGCTTGCGCCAGCGCATCACAAAAAGCAACAGCGGATAAGCCTGCACGTTTAGCCGCGACACTGCGTGTATCAAAAAAAGCTTAA